Below is a genomic region from Alkalinema sp. FACHB-956.
CCCATCTATGATGACCAAGGACAGGTGGTTCGGCGAGTGGGCATTCTCATAGACATCACCGATCGTCGCCGCACAGAAGCCGCCCTAGCCCGCTATACCGAGGAAGTTGAAGATCTCTATCACAATGCCCCCTGCGGCTACCATTCCCTCGATCCTCAGGGACGGTTGATTCGGGTGAACGAAACGGAATTGCAATGGTTAGGCTACAGCCGTGAGGAAATGATTGGCCAACCGCTGATTAACTTTTTCACCGAAGAGAGTCGCCAAGCCTTCTTCCGAAACTTTCCGGTTTTCCTGGCAAGGGGTTGGGTCAAGAATCTGGAATACGAAATCGTCTGCAAGGACGGCTCCATTTTGCCCGTGCTGATTAGTGCCACCGCCGTCAAAGATCAGGAGGGAACCCTGCTCTACAACCGGGCCACCATGATTGATATTCGCGACCTCAAAGCTGCGGAAAAAGCTCTGCAAGCCAGCGAAACCCAATTTCGCCATCTGGCGGAAAACGTCCCCGGCATTATCTATCGCTACGTCTTGCATCCCGACGGCACTGATGCCTTTACCTACATGAGTCCCCACATTCGGGACATCTGTGGACTAGAGCCAGAGGATGTAATCCAGGATTCAAGCCGCTTTTGGGTCATGGTTCATCTCGATGATGTTCCTTTATTGCAAGCAGAAAGAACCCTTTCCCTTGAAAAGCTCCAACCCTTCCATGTAGAACATCGCTTCCTTACCCCGCAGGGCGAGGAAAAGTGGATGCAACTCACATCACAACCCACCCGCCAAGCCAATGGGGATGTGGTCTGGGATGGCGTTGCCACCGAAATCACCGATCGCAAGATCGCAGAGGCCCGTTTACAACAAACCAATGAGGAACTGGCCCGCGCTACTCGGCTCAAGGACGAATTTTTGGCCAATATGAGCCACGAACTCCGCACCCCCCTCAATGCCATTTTGGGACTGACTGAAGCCTTACAAGATCTAATTTTGGGCGATTTAGCCCCACGCCAACTGAAAGCTCTGGATACGATCGAAAAAAGTGGACGGCATTTACTGGAACTGATTAATGACATTTTGGATTTAGCCAAAATCTCCTCCGGCAAGATGGAACTCGCACTGTCCACTGTCCCCGTCAAAAGTTTGTGCGAGTCCAGTTTAACCTTTATCAAACAGCAAGCTTTCAAGAAGCAAATTCGACTTACCAGCAATCTTCCTGACGCCATCACAACCATTACGGTCGATGAACTCCGCATCAAACAGGTCTTGATTAATCTATTAACCAATGCCATTAAATTCACCCCGGAAGGGGGTCAAGTTACCCTAAAGGTTACGATCGAGCCAATAGTCGAGTCAATAACAGGCCCTGAAGCAGTCTTTGAACCGGAGCGATCGACCAATAGCCCGGTGATCCTGTTGCAAGTGATTGATACTGGCATTGGCATTTCTTCCACCGATTTGGCAAAACTCTTTCAACCGTTTACACAAATTGACAGCAGCCTTAATCGCAAACACATGGGGACGGGACTGGGCCTCGCGATGGTACAGCAAATTGCAGAACTCCACGGCGGCTGGGTCAAGGTAGATAGCCAACCCAATCAAGGCAGTTGTTTTACTGTTGCCCTGCCCTACCATCCGCCGATCGCCTCCATCATCACCCAGAACGATGCATCCCCATCCCCTGCGTCCTGCCTTTTACCAACCCAGCCTAGCCGCCCAGCCCCTCTCATCCTGCTAGCCGAAGACAATGAAGACAATATTGACACCTTTCTCGATTACCTCAGCAGCCGTAACTATCGAATCATCGTTGCCCAAAATGGTGAAGCCGCCGTTCATCTAGCCAAGCTGAATCCTCCAGACATCATCCTCATGGATATCCAAATGCCGATTATGGACGGATTAGCCGCCATCCAGACCATTCGAAGCGATCGGCAATTCGATGACATTCCGATTATTGCCCTCACAGCTTTGGCAATGCCGGGAGATCAGGCAAGATGCATTGAAGCGGGAGCCACTTATTATTTGAGCAAACCAGTGAGCCTCAGACAATTGGCGGATACTATCTATCGGGCGCTTAATCCCTAATCTTGCGCATTCCTTATCTTGTAACCTCAGTATGCCATCTAGCCTCGATCGGGAATATCGATCGGCAATGTCGATCGCAAAGCAGCCCAATCCTGGGGCGTGTTGCAATTCCAAAAATGATCGCCGATCACGTTAGGGATTTCTGTAACCGACTGTTGCTCTAACCCTTTTTGCTCTAACCATTGTTGAAACGATCTGCCTCCCTGCTGAATAAAGGTTGCCAAATCTGCTTGCACCGTGGTTCGATAAAATCCGCCAAACGGTTCCCATCCCTTGGGGTGCCTCGCTAGATAGGCGATCGAGGGTTCGGGCAGCGTTGGTAAATCCTGCGCCCACCGTTGCATCTGGTCTGCATCCAATTGCGGCATATCACAGGCCAACAACAACACCCATTCTGTTTTCACCATCGCCAACCCTTGCGCAAATCCGACTAGCGGGCCATAGGACTGCCGATCGACAACAAATTGACACGATTCTGGTAAAAACGATCGATAGCGATCGGGCCAAGCCGTTACCACATAAATCGCTGGACAACATTGGGCCGCGCGATCGCAAATCTGTTGCAGTAACGGTTTTCCTGCGATTTGCAACAATGCCTTATCCTGACCCATGCGGCGGCTTTGCCCACCGGCCAACACGATCGCGCTGAGAAACGAGTCATCCATCAGATCGCCTCGATCGAAGATCATTCCAAGATTTCAATCAATTTCAACTTCGCCGCCCCACCGGACTTAATCGTGACTTGCGATTTCGGGACAGCAAACCGTTGCGCTAACAGTTTAATCAACTCCGCATTGGCCTTCCCATCCACCGGGGGAGATTTGAGATGCGCCAGCCAACTGCCATCGGCCTGTTGCTCCAGTTTCTGCTGCTTAGCATTGGGTTTCACCTTAATTTGCAAAATCACCATAGGTCGAACAATCAAGACAACGACCGGGAACTCCAACGCACATGCAGCGGAGCCCCCCAGCGGAGACGCCCCCGCCCGATTCAGGAACTTTCCCCGATCGGAAAAGGTCTATCATTCTTCGAAACAGTTGGACAACAGTGAACAGAGGAATGTCATGCTTCTAAACGTTTTGCCCCAAGTGCCCCCCTTGCTCCGTTGCGCGATCGTCCCCCTAGGACTGGGTTTAAGTAGCCTGATCGCCTTCAGCAACCCAGCCCAAGCCCAAGCCATGTTTGAAGACGCTACCCTCAACCCAGGCTTTAAGGCCACGGAACTGCGCGGACTGAGCGGCGGCAACACCCCCCTAAAATCCATCGCAGGCCGATCGGAAACGGCCACCGGAAGCTGCCTGGGCTATACCGACTCGGATCCTGATCATACCCTGAAGCTCAATACCCCCTTCAGTTACCTGCGGCTCCAAGTCAACAGTAATGTCGATACCACCATCGTTGTTCGAGGGACAGGCGGCACCTGGTGTAATGATGACTTCAACGATCGCAACGCAGGCATCGAAGGAGAGTGGCAACCGGGCGATTACCGCGTC
It encodes:
- a CDS encoding response regulator, with product MHFDSIPQKPPPIAVLIIDDSDTDGLTYLGYLQTELNHTYDITQAPTLHAGIQLWKSRQFDLALLNLQLPDGDGIDFLQYLYSTKINGLTNHKLPVIVLIRAGNERQAAKAMQLGAIDYLIKEELTESAFQKSILSTIEYQKLAQQLLKSQQQQQLLTEISLQIRQSLDLSQILQATVDGLRQLLGCDRAVIYQFHADWSGSIAVESVEQLELTIFQQEIFDPCLSTKWHEPYRQGRVSFVHDRNDPALIPCYAELLASIQVRACLVTPILQTEPLLHDDRLWGLLIAHECQGPRAWSSTEIDLVQQLATQASIAIQQATAYTQLQTELKERQRAEVELQQLNHELEARVAQRTAALQQSEARLQEAHQIARLGHWEIDIPTGKITWSPEIFTIFGLNPNQPEPTLPEILQLFTPADRDRITLAIEQATATGSFYELDLPFTRSDGSNGDIFVRGRPIYDDQGQVVRRVGILIDITDRRRTEAALARYTEEVEDLYHNAPCGYHSLDPQGRLIRVNETELQWLGYSREEMIGQPLINFFTEESRQAFFRNFPVFLARGWVKNLEYEIVCKDGSILPVLISATAVKDQEGTLLYNRATMIDIRDLKAAEKALQASETQFRHLAENVPGIIYRYVLHPDGTDAFTYMSPHIRDICGLEPEDVIQDSSRFWVMVHLDDVPLLQAERTLSLEKLQPFHVEHRFLTPQGEEKWMQLTSQPTRQANGDVVWDGVATEITDRKIAEARLQQTNEELARATRLKDEFLANMSHELRTPLNAILGLTEALQDLILGDLAPRQLKALDTIEKSGRHLLELINDILDLAKISSGKMELALSTVPVKSLCESSLTFIKQQAFKKQIRLTSNLPDAITTITVDELRIKQVLINLLTNAIKFTPEGGQVTLKVTIEPIVESITGPEAVFEPERSTNSPVILLQVIDTGIGISSTDLAKLFQPFTQIDSSLNRKHMGTGLGLAMVQQIAELHGGWVKVDSQPNQGSCFTVALPYHPPIASIITQNDASPSPASCLLPTQPSRPAPLILLAEDNEDNIDTFLDYLSSRNYRIIVAQNGEAAVHLAKLNPPDIILMDIQMPIMDGLAAIQTIRSDRQFDDIPIIALTALAMPGDQARCIEAGATYYLSKPVSLRQLADTIYRALNP
- a CDS encoding molybdenum cofactor guanylyltransferase — translated: MIFDRGDLMDDSFLSAIVLAGGQSRRMGQDKALLQIAGKPLLQQICDRAAQCCPAIYVVTAWPDRYRSFLPESCQFVVDRQSYGPLVGFAQGLAMVKTEWVLLLACDMPQLDADQMQRWAQDLPTLPEPSIAYLARHPKGWEPFGGFYRTTVQADLATFIQQGGRSFQQWLEQKGLEQQSVTEIPNVIGDHFWNCNTPQDWAALRSTLPIDIPDRG
- a CDS encoding DUF167 family protein; the encoded protein is MILQIKVKPNAKQQKLEQQADGSWLAHLKSPPVDGKANAELIKLLAQRFAVPKSQVTIKSGGAAKLKLIEILE